One stretch of Acanthochromis polyacanthus isolate Apoly-LR-REF ecotype Palm Island chromosome 16, KAUST_Apoly_ChrSc, whole genome shotgun sequence DNA includes these proteins:
- the ppp2r5cb gene encoding protein phosphatase 2, regulatory subunit B', gamma b isoform X3 → MLACARPASGMVLDALSSNGPFQPVALMHFRDVPPAEQEKLFIQKLRQCCVLFDFVSDPLSDLKWKEVKRAALSEMVEYITHNRNVITEPIYPEVVHMFAVNMFRTLPPSSNPTGAEFDPEEDEPTLEAAWPHLQLVYEFFLRFLESPDFQPNIAKKYIDQKFVMQLLELFDSEDPRERDFLKTTLHRIYGKFLGLRAYIRKQINNIFYRFIYETEHHNGIAELLEILGSIINGFALPLKEEHKIFLLKVLLPLHKVKSLSVYHPQLAYCVVQFLEKDSTLTEPTVMALLKYWPKTHSPKEVMFLNELEEILDVIEPSEFVKVMEPLFRQLAKCVSSPHFQVAERALYYWNNEYIMSLISDNAAKILPIMFPSLYRNSKTHWNKTIHGLIYNALKLFMEMNQKLFDDCTQQFRAEKSKEKAKWKEREEAWLKIENLAKSNPQFLMYVDSIGSGSPMDLDTDGLLLDDVNMLKKTVEEEATQILKDQRRERPLMRRKSELPKDISTVTALELHRRAEEMLTTHDGH, encoded by the exons acGTTCCCCCTGCAGAGCAGGAGAAGCTCTTCATCCAGAAGTTGCGCCAGTGCTGCGTTCTCTTCGATTTTGTCTCGGACCCACTGAGCGACCTAAAATGGAAGGAGGTGAAACGAGCAGCGCTGAGCGAGATGGTGGAGTACATCACCCACAACAGGAACGTCATCACCGAGCCCATCTACCCAGAGGTGGTCCACATG TTTGCTGTCAATATGTTCCGAACATTGCCACCATCATCCAACCCCACCGGTGCAGAGTTTGACCCAGAGGAAGACGAGCCCACGCTAGAGGCTGCATGGCCACATCTACAG ctcgTCTATGAGTTCTTCCTACGGTTCTTAGAGTCTCCAGACTTTCAACCAAACATAGCCAAAAAGTATATTGACCAGAAGTTTGTAATGCAG CTCTTAGAACTGTTTGACAGTGAAGACCCCAGGGAAAGAGATTTTTTAAAGACCACTCTGCATCGCATCTACGGCAAGTTCCTGGGCCTGCGAGCGTACATTAGGAAACAGATTAATAACATATTTTATAG GTTCATTTATGAGACTGAACATCATAATGGAATAGCAGAATTACTGGAAATACTAGGCAG CATAATCAACGGATTTGCGTTACCGTTGAAAGAAGAGCACAAGATTTTTCTGCTAAAAGTCCTGCTACCTTTACACAAAGTCAAGTCTCTTAGTGTTTATCACCCACAG CTGGCCTACTGTGTGGTACAGTTCTTAGAGAAGGATAGCACTCTCACAGAACCG aCAGTCATGGCTTTGTTAAAATATTGGCCAAAGACCCACAGTCCAAAAGAGGTGATGTTCCTCAACGAGCTGGAAGAGATTCTGGACGTCATCGAGCCTTCAGAGTTCGTCAAAGTCATGGAGCCGCTGTTCAGGCAGCTGGCCAAGTGTGTGTCGAGCCCGCACTTTCAG GTGGCGGAGCGGGCTCTCTACTACTGGAACAATGAGTACATCATGAGCCTGATCAGTGACAACGCTGCTAAGATCCTGCCCATCATGTTCCCGTCGCTTTACCGCAACTCCAAGACCCACTGGAACAA GACGATCCACGGGTTGATCTACAACGCCCTGAAGCTCTTTATGGAGATGAACCAGAAGCTGTTTGATGACTGCACTCAGCAGTTCAGGGCAGAGAAGAGCAA agagAAAGCCAAATGGAAAGAGAGGGAAGAGGCCTGGCTGAAGATTGAGAATCTAGCAAAGTCAAACCCACAG TTTCTGATGTACGTTGACTCGATAGGATCAGGCAGTCCGATGGACTTGGACACGGACGGGCTGCTGCTAGACGACGTCAACATGCTGAAGAAAACTGTTGAGGAAGAAGCCACACAG ATCCTAAAAGACCAGCGCCGAGAACGCCCGCTGATGAGGAGGAAATCAGAGCTGCCCAAAGATATCTCCACTGTCACGGCCTTGGAGTTGCACCGAAGAGCCGAGGAAATGTTGACGACGCACGACGGCCACTAA